The sequence below is a genomic window from Acetobacter vaccinii.
GCAGAAAGTGCAGTGTACGGACGGTGGTTTTGTTGTCAGTGGCCGCTGGCCCTACGCCAGCGGGTGCATGGGGGCCTCCCTGATTGGTGTTGGCATTGGTGTGGAGGGCGAAGCCGGTGGCCTGCCCCGTACCGCCGTCATGCCCGCCTCTGCTGTAACCATTGACGAAACCTGGAATACCATCGGCCTTGCCGCCACAGGCAGCCATGATGTGGTGGTCGAAAACGTGTTTGTTCCTGAGGAATGGACATTCACCCGTGGTGGCGCGCCTAACCTGGATATTCCGCTGTATTCCTACCCCTCACTGGGGCTGGCAGCGCAGGTGCTGACGGTTGTGGGGCTGGGGTGTGCCCGGCGCGCTCTGGACGAGGTGCGTAACATGGCGGCCCACCGCTCCATTACTGGCGCGCCGACATTGGGCGACCGTCCCTATGTGCAGCAGATGGTGGGTGAGGCCGAGGCCGAACTGGGGGCTGCCCGTGCCCTGTTCTACGCTGCCACGCACAGTGTGTGGGACCGGCTGTGCGCCGGGCAGGCGGCATCGGTGGAAGATGCAAACTCCGTGCGCCTGGCTGCGACCCATGCCGCGCAGGTGGCGTTTGATGTGGCCCGCAAGTGCTTCTCCATGGGGGGCATCGCTGCTGTTCAGACAGACCACATTCTTGGCCGCTGCCTACAGGACTGCGCGGTTGTCGCGCAGCATGCCTTCATGGCGCGGGGGAAT
It includes:
- a CDS encoding acyl-CoA dehydrogenase family protein, with the translated sequence MLNDSPRVAEVFLEGGVLEETLATIQKDALTYRAMRRVPQDIVERFRKLGVYRALVARQFGGLEVTPMAFLELIEAIAVADASCGWVASFGVSATYLAALPLTTLETLYANGPDVVFAGAIFPPQKVQCTDGGFVVSGRWPYASGCMGASLIGVGIGVEGEAGGLPRTAVMPASAVTIDETWNTIGLAATGSHDVVVENVFVPEEWTFTRGGAPNLDIPLYSYPSLGLAAQVLTVVGLGCARRALDEVRNMAAHRSITGAPTLGDRPYVQQMVGEAEAELGAARALFYAATHSVWDRLCAGQAASVEDANSVRLAATHAAQVAFDVARKCFSMGGIAAVQTDHILGRCLQDCAVVAQHAFMARGNYEVGGKVALGRGGRPGYP